GTAACAATCCTCTTTGGTATTTCCGATAATAACCCTGGGAATTGTTTGTTAAATCACATAAtcattcttggaaaatataccatttattcATGTCGTTGTAAAAATATCAAGCCGTCTGTATCCTTACTGAAGGCTAAAACATCTGAAACtcggaaatttgaatttttgattgcaaaaaagaataaaaaagaatctattcattataaaaaatgggaaaacatgTTATTGTAACTCAATAGATGAGTATCGGGTATTAACAGTTATAGACGCAGTTGTATATACAGTCGTtctaccaaaaaaggaatttgatgtagaagtatttgtacaaattaggcttatattattatataaccacaacataaattaaatctagccgactgtgaatgtaatgtaatgtaGTATTTCGTAATTAGTGTTAGTGAGTAGCGTAAGCGTTAGtgtaattaattttgtatttgtttgtattactctagtatttgtgctttaagtgaaaataaaaaaaaatgttaaaaaaaaaaaaaaaaaaaattttaaaggggGTGGCAacgttcaaggtcggacctcaggtaaaCTTCTGACGAAAAATCCCTAACTAGCCAAATGGACTTTgcatgggctctttggaaaacacaaaaaccagccaccttttctcagaaagcaaagaattatctcctTGAAATGAGctggacaggggaggaaactagtaaggcaaccgcctctaacaaggcagaagataaggagtgACCTTgcaaatttagacgaagactgcaggagagggtacagctgctattaagctaaaaaaaattaataaagatctttgcatctcacttttcaaagttgtcaaatatttggatgaatcgaaaagtctaaaaactcagtcgtttatttgcctctgttgattgacaagccgtcaatcaaattgactgatacttgaggtggacattaactaaggatcaagaaaaaccggggggggTGGTCTATATCCCCctggaaaaaaccaaaacagaaaccagtttgtcgtttttagttttggggtagatCCTTTAACCTGGCAAAGTTTcgttgaaatcggtgagatggaatgtgcacgactgcccggtgctacATTCCATTTTTCTCGGATTTCTTCGACAATTTTTACCAACAGAATTCCAACCTacagttgatttgaaaatgtatctaaacagGTGGACCACACAAACATActattttaattacagtgaCAGCGGTAGAAATCTATAAAAGCAACCGGGCAAAACACCGAGGTTCATGCACAATTAAGCGAGTATTTTCATGCGACAActacatgtttcgaatattttatgtgtgcgaagattttatttagctcacgctcacgtatttacaacaacatttatagttacatgtaatttactctaaagtcatgccagtgggatagattgtaaattaaagaacaatatatgcgacgggccaatttcagctaaaaacacgtcgacagagctggtatctctgtaaacagcgatttgtttatttagcactcgagaaaagtcaactcaaaaactttacctaaaacggtggtttgttcacttaacaataaaggtaggttaatttttaagttaaaatggatatatttaaatgaatcaaaactgaagtagagaccaaacacgtcgagttttgtcccaatagcgtgcgATTTACAGTAGGAGTACAGCAAGAAAAATGGcctaactccgtgaaaatgcacgctatatattttggtctggcgcgctcgcttttcacgggccaaaaataatatttttacatgataaacacgaATACtttctcgttgaaaagagctcttttattttatgtacatttgtatACCCCTGATGTTGTGGTCGTgtgaaatatagcaaaattcagcgtacaaacggaatagaaaatatagtataTTTcacgcgggtggttacaaacgaaagaaagtccACTTGGAGATAAAATATAGTTGCAAAGCTACTCcgagggatgaaaaacaacttatgaaaaaatgaatctaagataatttttctttgtcttgtaagagcgttgtgaaaatgcactgaaagcccaATGGAAATTATGCAAActaggtacgttttggccgatttcgaactttcgtattttttcccaaaataaaaactcgctggaacttttgaatattatttatgaaaacaattcaccaaaagggtcttttggagcaaataaaaaaaaaagttgaacttttgcttctttttgCTTCGCCGGATTctcgaaaattactgacaacctctcttaacAATCAAGCTcctgtacttgttgatcatttctgttattctcgtgaccttaatgtttgattcaggagtgatattgtgaggagaaattagatgctagtcactctttggggttacaaggttaaattgataaaattactgGGGTATCTATGAATATACAATGGTTTGCATCACTGCacaaaaatatctctttttcttttctttaaatgtgtttAATTAGGGTATTAAACCACAATATTTCTTGTCAAAAGCCttgcaagaaatttccaaaaatttaagcTTAGAAAATCTTCTTTTCCAAATCACACATTAGTTTTAAAGTCTCTTCAATTGGCTAACTAATCACCTTTGAAAAGGATTAAGAATTTCCTTGAAGAACTTATCGCGTTCGAAACCTTGCCTTGTTCACTAAAATAATGACTTCGGAACTCTTATAAAGAGATAATACTATACACTGTCTTGTTTCAGATTATTAAACTTAGATGTCTGATgagaattttacagaaatgtcTTCCTCTGTGTATCGATTCGAGTTGTCCTTCTTCTACAGGCTAGTAATTAAATAGTTAGTAATTAAAGAGTCTGGTTCATTCTCCTACAGAGGATTTATCCAAGTCATGTCTTTTAAGGTACGTTAGGCAccggccaatttccaaaatcaaatttcacGTTGTCGCCTATGATCATAAATGgcgcccattgagaaactttgtcaaaaCCGTTGTTTCTCATCCACTTTCTGGCCTTATGGAGAGATTCACTGACGCTTTCACCGCGGAACAAATGTCtgtagaaacaagtcatgaactGCTCTGTGGCTGTGTCATCCAGGGCCCATCGTGCCGCTAACACTGAGCGAGCTCCGGCTCCTAAGAACGCTCGGGCAATTCCGATAACTCCCTCGGTTCTAATGTGTCCgcgagcactgtgacaacaactaagaaccactagtttagctcgcaaCCTAGTTTTTGAAATATCCGCCATCGTCAAAAGATAATCTCCTTCTCGAGGTAAAGGTGAGAGTGGGGAACGGTACTTAGGAGAAAGAGCAATCTCCCCTCTTTCAGCATCACCATGGGCAGCAATGTGTATCAAGCTCACTGAATTTATCGTTTGAAGTACAGAATGCTTTGTCGCGGAATATCCTATTAAAGGTGTTACGCCAAGAAGtcttccaatcatctctgcttcctttcttgcacacggCAATGGTGCTATATTTCTGCGCCttcccttgtaaatcacctCTCCAACCACAGGGTCACCCACTATCAGTGCCCCGGTCTGACTGTGATATTCTGGAGGACTGTCTTGAACAAGCTTGAGAGTACTCAGAGAGGGAACTATCCGAATCCtgcatgtctctgataaatacttgcctCCTTCGTCAGCCAAGGCTGTAAATGGCACTTGGTACACACAGGAATCAGGGACAATTATGATCTCGGGCTGCTTCAGTAAACTGGCTACAGGAGCGatgattatcttgtaacacaagtcaagacttgttttgaaatctttggAATCATAGTCACGCAGCACTGAGCGCTTGTCGTGGGGAAGTGACGTCAGTTCGGTGTCATCtaaagatcgatcttcgcaatTCTGTTCGGGTGAAATGGCTTGGCTGCGgaaggcttctttaaaaaactcatctaACTCAGGGACTATTCCGGTCACCTTGTTTTGGTCCagctttactttcttttctaaaaactgAATGGCTCCCGTTGCTTTAATTATCCAAAACCGTACATCATTTTGACCAACCGAAATGTACAGGCATGCACATTCTGCTTCTTTTGTGATGATCCCTTGAATGCCAcaccaagattgtggatcgcTTGAGATCTGCTCTTGAACAGAGTACCGAGCTGCCATCAAGTCGGCCAGGCCCCTTGCCCTTGTcagctcttcgacgtaaagggcATCTTGCGACTTTCCAGTGGAAGAAAGCAACCAACTGAGGAACTTGTAGGGAAAGGTGCCGTGCTTTTctaaaaaagatatttgaaactgatcgttttctttaagaaaacctctcaaagtGTCGAATTTTTGGATGGCTTGAAAAAGATGCAAAGAAGCCTCTTCAAGATGACATTGTGACGCCTTTAACACCGATAGATGAAAAAGACACTGAAACTCCTCCAAGTTGAgtccaatatccctacttaATAAGAGAGCCTGTTTAACGTATTCTTCAGCCATGTCATATTTACCTAGCGATTGGAAACACAGTCCTAAATCGCTGTAATTGACTAGTTGTCCTGCTCTCTCACCGATTTTCATGTGAATTGTAAAGGCTTTCTCGAAATATTCTagagccttgtcatattcaccacgcTTACAAGAAATTAACCCGAGGTGTCTGTAATCTGCTGCTTCTCCGCTTTTATCACCGATACCCTTTCTAACTGCCATTGCCTTATCTAGATATTTGTCAGCCTCTCCATACTTGCCGAGCGAGAGAAACAAACCTGTGAGGTTTCCATAATTAATTGCCTCTCCTCTTttttcgccaatttctattttgatagtgagtgctttctcctgatattctcgggccttgtcataatgaccaagtaattggaacaaagttcctaggtttccgtagcttgttgcttctccatccctgtcgccaatttctattctgatagcgagtgctttctcctgatattctcgggccttgtcataatgaccaagtgatcgGAGCAAAGTTCCTAtgtttccgtagcttgttgcttctccatccctgtcaccaatttctattttgatagcgagagctttctcctgatattctcgggccttgtcataatgagcaagtgattggaacaaagttcctaggtttccgtagcttgttgcttctccatccctgtcgccaatttctattttgatagcgagtgctttctcctgatattctcgggccttgtcataatgtgcaagtgattggaacaaagctcctaggtttccgtagcttgttgcttctccatccctgtcgccaatttctattttgatagcgagtgctttctcctgatattctcgggccttgtcataatgaccaagtgattggaacaaagttcctaggtttccgtagcttgttgcttctccatccctgtcgccaatttgtattttgatagcgagtgctttctcctgatattctcgggccttgtcataatgaccaagtgattggaacaaagttcctaggtttccgtaccttgttgcttctccatccctgtcgccaatttctattgtgatagcgagtgcttcctctgatattctcgggccttgtcataatgaccaagtgatcggaacaaagttcctaggtttccgtagcttgttgcttctccatccctgtcgccaatttctatcttgatagcgagagctttctcctgatattctcgggccttgtcataatgaccaagtgattggaacaaagttcctaggtttccgtagcttgttgcttctccatccttGTCgcaaatttctattttgatagcgagagctttctcctgatattctcgggccttgtcataatgaccaagtgattggaacaaagttcctaggtttccgtagcttgttgcttctctatccctgtcgccaatttctattctgatagcgagagctttctcctgatattctcgggccttgtcataatgaccaagtgattggaacaaagttcctaggtttccgtagcttgttgcttctccatccctgtcgccaatttctattctgatagcgagtgctttctcctgatattctcgggccttgtcataatgaccaagtgattggaacaaagctcctaggtttccgtagcttgttgcttctccatccctgtcgccaatttctattctgatagggagtgctttctcctgatattctcgcgccttgtcataatgagcaagtgattggaacaaagttcctaggtttccgtagctttttgcttctccatccctgtcgccaatttctattttgatagcgagagctttctcctgatattctcgggccttgtcataatgaccaagtgattggaacaaagttcctaggtttccgtagctttttgcttctccatacctgtcgccaatttctattttgatagcgagtgctttctcctgatattctcgggccttgtcataatgaccaagtgattggaacaaagttcctaggtttccgtagcttgttgcttctccatccctgtcgccaatttttattctgatagcgagagctttctcctgatattctcgggccttgtcataatgaccaagtgattggaacaaagttcctaggtttccgtagcttgatgcttctccatccctgtcgccaatttctattctgatagcgagtgctttctcctgatattctcgggccttgtcataatgaccaagtgattggaacaaagctcctaggtttccgtagcttgttgcttctccatccctgtcgccaatttctattctgatagcgagtgctttctcctgatattctcgggccttgtcataatgagcaagtgattggaacaaagttcctaggtttccgtagcttgttgcttctccatccctgtcgccaatttctattttgatagcgagagctttctcctgatattctcgggccttgccATAATGagcaagtgattggaacaaagttcctaggtttccgtagcttgttgcttctccatccctgtcgccaatttctattttgatagcgagagctttctcctgatattctcgggccttgtcataatgaccaagtgatcggaacaaagttcctaggtttccgtagcttgttgcttctccatccctgtcgccaatttctattttgatagcgagtgctttctcctgatattctcgggccttgtcataatgaccaagtgattggaacaaagttcctaggtttccgtagcttgttgcttctccatccctgtcgccaatttctattctgatagcgagtgctttctcctgatattctcgggccttgtcataatgagcaagtgattggaacaaagttcctaggtttccgtagcttgttgcttctccatccctgtcgccaatttctattttgatagcgagtgctttctcctgatattctcgggccttgtcataatgagcaagtgattggaacaaagttcctaggtttccgtagcttgttgcttctgcatccctgtcgccaatttctattgtgatagagagtgctttctcctgatattctcgggccttgtcataatgaccaagtgattggaacaaagttcctaggtttccgtagcttgttgcttctccatccctgtcgccaatttctattgtgatagcgagtgctttctcctgatattctcgggccttgtcatattgattAAGCGATTGAAACATTTTCCCGAGACTTATGTAACATACTCCCTGGCCATGTGTGTCTCCAATCGTTTTCATGATGTTGATTGCTGATTCGTAAAAGTTCCAGGCCTCCATGAACTTACTTTGTACCCGAAGTATTTTTGCCAGTTTTAAATGTAGCCATCCTTTTTCAGCGGAGTCATGAGAGTCTAGGTAGAGGAGGAGTTTTTTAAGGTAGTTTTCTGTATTTGTGTAATCCTTTATATAATCGTAAGCACAGATTATTGCCAAGTAGATGGCACAGAACATAGTGTTTGCCAATGAAATATCGATTACCAGCACCTGACTATGTATTATaatcaaacattccttgtaTACTTCGGTGGCTTGCAACACGCGACCCGTTTTGCGAAGGAAGTCGGCGACTACCTTACCTCTGAAGATAGCTGATATGGCTTCTTTTACGCTGTCCATCTTGACcctgtttcttctcagtttgaaaaaaaaggagaaattagggaAAACTTAAACACGGACTGTTtgtaaaaaatcttttaagttttaaatttaaaattgcaatttttatcttcCTCTCCCCgccttgtattttttttttcgtattaaCAGGCGGCGCACGTGATTTCACAATTAGCAAATCACGTCgaagaactctaaccttgacattagaaaactgacgtggacatttttgGCGTAGTTTTGTTGCTTGTTTTAACGGAGTTTAGATATTGTTTTTAGATATTGTTTTGAGGTTTTGTTCGCGCTATTTTTTGAACCCttggttttgaattttgagacattttcatttaagaaaaatgttgtggttcatttaacaagtttaaaacatattttctgtGGAGTTTGGACTCAAGcgtcttttttttgtaaatacattttttacattGTCCGTCAAAGAGGAACACACCTTTGCCCTCTGTTCTACTGGAGTGTCCGTTACACTATCACGCCAATCACGAAAATCAGAGACCAACTGGAAAATTTAACTGGATAACAGAAcacaacaagtttcatttgacCTGCTGATTCCTACTTAGTTTACAGTAACTCAATTGAATTGTATGAGAGAGCAATGCTCTTAACCAAATCGATTTACTGGGCTCTCAAGGGAGCTATTGTTCCAGAAATTAAATAAGAAAGCAGGTTTCCCTTGAGCTGCttcctaaattaaaaatatattatgaCTCATAGATGTTGCATGTGTTCGGAGAATGTTCCATATAAGCTACCTCTGTGTGAAGGTCCTGTACTTTACGGAgtgtttgtaaaaattttccGTGAATAATCAATACGAACTTAATTTGATgatcttgcattttgattgtgTATATCCTTGAAACAGATGCATTATTTGTcgatgtttttggaaaaaatatcaTAAGGTATCGATACATAAACAATGACTTTTTTTCCCAATATATCTCATTCAAAAGAAGAAGTCGtagtttctttttaaacaggGGAGGGAACAGTGAGATTTCTATATgctgttaatgttgttattcttataattttcttttgtagcttTCATAACGATACTAGTGTTGTTTGGATTTCTAAAACAGTCAGCATCGATGCAAATTACCTTTTGAAGCTAGAAACGTTCCTTATTCACTTTGGTGAAGGCTAAGGGACTTGTATAAGATCTTCCGAAGGAGATCAACgttttcctggaaaaaaaagaagaaaaaaaaatccttgttaAAAAGtcaggaatttatcaaaattgtttttttgtcccttgtcacgccatcaaactgaaaataaccGGAATGAAtcggcttaaagccaagaaGCATCGAGAAGATTTATACCAATCTGGCAAAGTCTTTCTTTCGGAGTCAATTATTTGCACTGAATAGGATGGGGTGCAGTTTGAGGAGGccaattttgttccctttcatagtctgcaaatgtaatgagcgtaaaggaaataaatattgtttctttttgtcataaaaataataaGTTGCCCTTTACGTTCTAGCAACGGATAACCTATACCCACCCCACGGGTCCTATACCCACCCAGGAACAAACACTTATGAACACTTATCAACCCACTCGTTCCTCTTATTCACAACTTTGTCTTCGATGACGCAAATCGCACTTACTGGCAAATGAACAGTCAGAAGCCTATTACCCAGAGCCTCCATACCAATTTTTACTTGAGTCAACCCTGTgccgtatctttttattttgagaaCTGAAATAGGTGgggggttctttaatttcccgcgaaaacacgcTGACTTTTCGCGCATTTCTccattattgaaatattttcgtGCGACCTGCATGTGACGTAAACAATAGATGACCACAGTTCTCCTATTATGTAAACACCCGCGAAAAACCCGTGGGAGGTGctcctaaaaataaaagatacgggacagggttgactcagagggtaagtatgGAAGTTGAAAGCTCCGGGTAATGGACTCCTGGAACAGCTCATAAAGAAATAGTCATCGAGAACAAATAGCTTGTCGTTTCAAGACAGAAGCACCAATTCAGTATTGTAACAACTCTTGATTGTAATTTGTtgttaaaaatccaacggttcttttaaaaaaatgtaaaaagtgagacgtacaaaaccgaaacaCATTTACGTAGATTAGATGGCGCCGCTTTAAAAGTAGGATAACAAATATCCGtctctccttatctttccttcattggaagGAACATAATAAAGTTTATTTAAGCTTTTGTGAGGGACACtgggaattaatttttttcacatatAGGTTGGGATTCTGCGCGAGGTTGGTGCGTTAGTAGAAAAAAATCCATGGTGAAAAGTCGGGAATTTATcaacattatttttttgtcccttgtcacgccatcaaactgaaaataaacgGACTGAATCGGCTTTAAGCCAAGAAGCATGGAGAAGATTTATACCAATCTGGCAAAGTCTTTCTTTCGGCCTCGATTATTTTGCACTGAATAGGCGAAcgcccaaatttcggacaaaaTTTGATGGGGTGCAGTTTGAGAGGGccaattttgttccctttcataaactgcaaatgtaatgagcgtaaaggaaataaatattgtttctttttgtcataaaaataataaGTTGCCCGTTACGTTCTAGCAACGGGTAACCTATACCCATCCTACGGGTCCTATACCCACTCAGGAGCCCATTATACCAAGTGACGGGCTCCTGACCCACCCCAACTATCCATTACTATTGGAAAGGGAAACTTCCGGTAAATTCCGAGTAATCAGGAGTACCTTTGAAGGATCTTTGAAGGAAGTTTCGATAAGATTTAGGAAAAGAGTCTGTGGAAAAAACGACCTATTCAGAGAAAGGcttttcaaattcttgaaaaatatcaatgtgTTATCTTTTAAGGGTACAACACTTATCAACCCGGCCGTTCC
The sequence above is a segment of the Pocillopora verrucosa isolate sample1 chromosome 13, ASM3666991v2, whole genome shotgun sequence genome. Coding sequences within it:
- the LOC136277670 gene encoding tetratricopeptide repeat protein 28-like — encoded protein: MDSVKEAISAIFRGKVVADFLRKTGRVLQATEVYKECLIIIHSQVLVIDISLANTMFCAIYLAIICAYDYIKDYTNTENYLKKLLLYLDSHDSAEKGWLHLKLAKILRVQSKFMEAREYQEKALSITIEIGDRDAEATSYGNLGTLFQSLAHYDKAREYQEKALAIKIEIGDRDGEATSYGNLGTLFQSLAHYDKAREYQEKALAIRIEIGDRDGEATSYGNLGTLFQSLGHYDKAREYQEKALAIKIEIGDRDGEATSYGNLGTLFRSLGHYDKAREYQEKALAIKIEIGDRDGEATSYGNLGTLFQSLAHYGKAREYQEKALAIKIEIGDRDGEATSYGNLGTLFQSLAHYDKAREYQEKALAIRIEIGDRDGEATSYGNLGALFQSLGHYDKAREYQEKALAIRIEIGDRDGEASSYGNLGTLFQSLGHYDKAREYQEKALAIRIKIGDRDGEATSYGNLGTLFQSLGHYDKAREYQEKALAIKIEIGDRYGEAKSYGNLGTLFQSLGHYDKAREYQEKALAIKIEIGDRDGEAKSYGNLGTLFQSLAHYDKAREYQEKALPIRIEIGDRDGEATSYGNLGALFQSLGHYDKAREYQEKALAIRIEIGDRDGEATSYGNLGTLFQSLGHYDKAREYQEKALAIRIEIGDRDREATSYGNLGTLFQSLGHYDKAREYQEKALAIKIQIGDRDGEATSYGNLGTLFQSLGHYDKAREYQEKALAIKIEIGDRDGEATSYGNLGALFQSLAHYDKAREYQEKALAIKIEIGDRDGEATSYGNLGTLFQSLAHYDKAREYQEKALAIKIEIGDRDGEATSYGNIGTLLRSLGHYDKAREYQEKALAIRIEIGDRDGEFQCLFHLSVLKASQCHLEEASLHLFQAIQKFDTLRGFLKENDQFQISFLEKHGTFPYKFLSWLLSSTGKSQDALYVEELTRARGLADLMAARYSVQEQISSDPQSWCGIQGIITKEAECACLYISVGQNDVRFWIIKATGAIQFLEKKVKLDQNKVTGIVPELDEFFKEAFRSQAISPEQNCEDRSLDDTELTSLPHDKRSVLRDYDSKDFKTSLDLCYKIIIAPVASLLKQPEIIIVPDSCVYQVPFTALADEGGKYLSETCRIRIVPSLSTLKLVQDSPPEYHSQTGALIVGDPVVGEVIYKGRRRNIAPLPCARKEAEMIGRLLGVTPLIGYSATKHSVLQTINSVSLIHIAAHGDAERGEIALSPKYRSPLSPLPREGDYLLTMADISKTRLRAKLVVLSCCHSARGHIRTEGVIGIARAFLGAGARSVLAARWALDDTATEQFMTCFYRHLFRGESVSESLHKARKWMRNNGFDKVSQWAPFMIIGDNVKFDFGNWPVPNVP